In Intestinibacillus sp. Marseille-P6563, a single genomic region encodes these proteins:
- a CDS encoding IS110 family transposase: protein MVVSVGIDVSKNKHDCFIVSSEGEVLADVFTIPNNMDGFDALLEKIRACTTPQDKIKVGLEATGHYSYNILGFLLDNGLATYVLNPLRTNLYRKSLSLRKTKTDRVDARTIAAMLLSDVGLKPYTNTAYHNEELKSLTRYRFDKVKERAKLKSSISRLVCILFPELEKLVSSLHLATVYALLEEFPGSKQIAKAHLTRLKTLLGNASKGRYGRDMAVTIRSAAQNSVGSCMPAKSLELQHTIRLIRELDAEIAEIEAEIETMMDKIQSPIITIPGMGFRMAAMILAEIGDFSRFESPDKLLAYAGMSPSTYQSGQLKNCYPHMEKRGSRYLRYALYNAAKYVCHWDPTFAAYLAKKRDEGKHYNVALSHATKKLVRLLFALERSRQPYCSLAA, encoded by the coding sequence ATGGTAGTTTCTGTTGGCATTGATGTCTCAAAAAACAAGCATGATTGCTTCATTGTAAGCTCAGAGGGTGAAGTCCTGGCGGATGTTTTTACTATCCCTAACAACATGGACGGTTTTGATGCTCTACTGGAAAAAATTCGAGCTTGTACTACACCGCAGGACAAAATAAAAGTAGGGCTTGAGGCAACCGGGCATTACAGCTACAACATTCTTGGGTTTCTTCTGGACAACGGTCTGGCCACCTATGTCTTGAATCCCCTACGCACGAACCTCTACCGGAAAAGTCTCAGCCTGCGAAAGACCAAGACCGACCGTGTAGATGCTCGAACCATTGCTGCTATGCTGTTATCCGATGTGGGCCTCAAACCCTACACGAATACAGCATATCACAACGAGGAACTAAAGTCACTCACCAGATACCGTTTTGACAAGGTGAAAGAACGAGCAAAGCTGAAAAGCTCAATTTCCAGACTGGTTTGCATTCTCTTCCCTGAACTGGAGAAGCTGGTGTCCTCTCTCCATTTGGCGACTGTCTACGCTCTGCTGGAAGAGTTTCCAGGTTCCAAACAGATTGCCAAGGCACACCTGACAAGGCTCAAAACCCTTTTGGGAAACGCCTCCAAAGGTCGCTACGGTCGGGATATGGCTGTTACTATCCGGAGCGCTGCTCAGAATTCTGTTGGGTCCTGTATGCCTGCCAAATCCCTGGAATTGCAACATACCATCCGGCTTATCCGTGAATTGGATGCTGAGATCGCTGAAATCGAGGCTGAAATTGAGACAATGATGGACAAGATACAGTCTCCCATTATAACTATCCCTGGCATGGGCTTTCGTATGGCTGCCATGATTCTTGCTGAAATCGGCGACTTCTCTCGGTTTGAGTCGCCGGACAAATTATTGGCCTACGCCGGAATGTCGCCTTCTACTTACCAGTCCGGGCAGCTCAAAAATTGCTATCCCCACATGGAGAAGCGTGGCTCTCGATACTTACGCTACGCTCTTTACAACGCAGCCAAGTATGTCTGTCACTGGGACCCAACCTTTGCTGCTTACCTTGCTAAGAAAAGAGATGAAGGCAAACACTACAATGTCGCACTTTCTCATGCCACCAAAAAGTTAGTTCGTCTGCTGTTTGCCCTGGAAAGATCCAGACAGCCTTATTGCAGCTTGGCGGCCTAA
- a CDS encoding polysaccharide deacetylase family protein — protein sequence MKKTLLQMVLTCLVLGFIFTANQAAVEHGMAETAAAEVPESVKLPVIMYHSILKDPARAGDYIISPDVLAADLDYLKAAGYETVTIQDLINYVDGLGDLPAKPVLITFDDGHFNNYLYAYPLLKERGMRAVISVIGIQTEKFTANGQENAYWSYLSLSRLQEMSDVFEIQNHSFDMHETDPRRGCTRMRGEDLEDYRALLLEDTEKTQNLLIEAGLPAPTCYTYPFGMYNSETEEVVQSLGFACTLTCEKQVNTLTRDPDCLYRLGRFNRPSGISTERFLGEVLRDAA from the coding sequence ATGAAAAAGACCCTGTTACAGATGGTGCTCACCTGCCTGGTGCTGGGATTCATCTTTACCGCCAACCAGGCAGCGGTCGAGCACGGGATGGCCGAAACCGCGGCGGCTGAAGTGCCGGAGTCGGTCAAACTGCCGGTCATCATGTACCACAGCATCTTAAAGGACCCGGCACGGGCGGGCGATTATATTATTTCCCCCGATGTGCTGGCCGCCGACCTGGACTATCTCAAAGCGGCAGGCTATGAAACGGTCACCATTCAGGACCTTATCAACTATGTCGACGGCCTGGGGGACCTGCCCGCAAAGCCGGTGCTCATCACCTTTGACGACGGCCATTTCAACAATTACCTCTATGCCTATCCCCTGCTCAAAGAGCGCGGCATGCGGGCCGTGATTTCGGTCATCGGTATACAGACCGAGAAATTTACCGCAAACGGGCAGGAAAATGCCTATTGGTCTTACCTTTCGCTGAGCCGGTTGCAGGAAATGAGCGATGTATTTGAGATTCAAAACCATTCCTTTGACATGCACGAAACCGACCCGCGCCGGGGCTGCACCCGCATGCGCGGCGAAGATTTGGAGGACTATCGCGCGCTGCTGCTGGAGGACACCGAAAAGACGCAAAACCTGCTCATCGAAGCTGGTCTGCCCGCACCCACCTGCTATACCTATCCGTTTGGCATGTACAACAGCGAAACCGAGGAAGTCGTCCAGAGTTTAGGCTTTGCATGCACGCTGACCTGTGAAAAGCAGGTCAATACCCTCACGCGCGACCCGGACTGCTTATACCGTCTGGGCCGCTTCAACCGTCCATCGGGCATTTCCACCGAGCGATTTTTGGGCGAAGTGCTCCGGGACGCGGCCTGA
- a CDS encoding PcfB family protein — protein sequence MQEEVTQRTVALCVEATKLSAGMLQQAMKKVLDEMQKGATGHKTKLHHGKQTLRQLMKHNTGVSNIEITDQNIRAFSATAKKYGIDFALKKDTSGEIPRYLVFFKGRDADVITAAFREFSAKNLEKEKKPSIRKELEQAKQQAKAQHRQREKVKTKDRGVEL from the coding sequence ATGCAGGAAGAAGTCACCCAGCGCACCGTTGCCCTCTGCGTGGAGGCTACAAAGCTCTCCGCCGGGATGCTGCAACAGGCCATGAAAAAAGTGCTGGACGAGATGCAGAAAGGCGCGACCGGCCACAAGACCAAGCTGCACCACGGAAAACAGACCCTCCGGCAGCTGATGAAGCACAACACCGGCGTTTCCAACATCGAGATCACCGACCAGAACATCCGGGCCTTTTCCGCCACCGCCAAGAAGTACGGCATTGACTTTGCTCTGAAAAAGGACACCAGCGGCGAGATACCCCGCTACCTGGTGTTCTTCAAGGGCCGGGATGCCGACGTTATCACAGCGGCCTTCCGGGAGTTCTCCGCAAAGAACCTGGAGAAAGAGAAAAAGCCCTCCATCCGCAAGGAACTGGAGCAGGCAAAGCAGCAGGCCAAAGCACAGCACCGCCAGCGGGAGAAGGTCAAGACCAAAGACCGGGGTGTGGAATTATGA
- the tsf gene encoding translation elongation factor Ts, whose product MAFTAADVKKLREMTGVGMMDCKKALTEADGDFDKAIELLREKGLAKAAKKAGRIAAEGMVCAKVCAECGVAGIIEVNSETDFVAKNADFQKFVSDLADVVIKDAPADVDALKACQMGDMTVEAALQEKVLTIGENIQIRRFERYDANTVNVSYTHMGGVIGVLIALEVSENLKGNATVLELGKDIGMQAAAMNPSFMDKSDVDEATLAKEKEILLAQALEENKTAAKPKPEQIIHKMVDGRIGKYYEENCLLQQAFVKENKVSVEQHIAAVAKELGGEIKLVKFTRFEKGEGIEKKVDDFAAEVAAMAK is encoded by the coding sequence ATGGCTTTTACTGCTGCTGACGTAAAGAAGCTGCGCGAAATGACCGGCGTAGGCATGATGGACTGCAAGAAGGCGCTGACCGAAGCGGACGGCGATTTTGACAAGGCAATCGAACTGCTGCGCGAAAAGGGCCTGGCCAAGGCTGCCAAGAAGGCTGGCCGTATCGCGGCAGAAGGCATGGTTTGTGCAAAGGTTTGCGCTGAGTGCGGCGTTGCCGGCATCATCGAAGTAAACTCGGAGACCGACTTCGTTGCCAAGAATGCAGACTTCCAGAAGTTTGTATCTGACCTGGCAGACGTTGTCATCAAGGACGCTCCGGCAGACGTTGACGCTCTGAAGGCTTGCCAGATGGGCGACATGACCGTTGAAGCTGCTCTGCAGGAGAAGGTTCTGACCATCGGCGAAAACATCCAGATCCGTCGTTTCGAGCGCTACGACGCAAACACCGTAAACGTATCCTACACCCATATGGGCGGCGTTATCGGTGTTCTGATTGCTCTGGAAGTTTCGGAGAACCTCAAGGGCAATGCAACCGTTCTGGAGCTGGGCAAGGACATCGGCATGCAGGCAGCTGCAATGAACCCGTCCTTCATGGATAAGTCTGACGTAGACGAAGCAACCCTGGCCAAGGAGAAGGAAATCCTGCTGGCACAGGCTCTGGAAGAGAACAAGACCGCTGCTAAGCCGAAGCCGGAGCAGATCATCCACAAGATGGTAGACGGCCGTATCGGCAAGTACTACGAAGAAAACTGCCTCCTGCAGCAGGCTTTTGTTAAGGAAAACAAGGTTTCTGTGGAGCAGCACATTGCAGCAGTTGCCAAGGAACTGGGCGGCGAGATCAAGCTGGTCAAGTTCACCCGCTTTGAAAAGGGCGAAGGCATCGAGAAGAAGGTTGACGATTTCGCAGCAGAAGTTGCAGCAATGGCAAAGTAA
- a CDS encoding TnpV protein, translated as MELTYTRCGDYLIPDLVLSDTKEYHIGKYGRLRRAYLKEHRPILYVDLIVTEKLFPHLEEIDTSCQERLEIIEKAMMQQEGVTEVLKAADQMAWVRSMNSIHNRAEEIVLTELVYC; from the coding sequence ATGGAACTGACTTACACCAGATGCGGCGACTATCTCATTCCCGACCTTGTGTTATCGGACACCAAAGAGTACCATATCGGGAAATATGGCCGGTTGCGCCGTGCCTACTTAAAAGAACACCGGCCCATTCTGTATGTCGATCTCATTGTCACCGAAAAACTGTTTCCACACTTGGAGGAAATCGACACATCCTGCCAGGAGCGGCTGGAAATCATTGAAAAAGCCATGATGCAGCAAGAGGGCGTCACAGAAGTCCTGAAAGCTGCCGACCAGATGGCATGGGTGCGCTCCATGAACTCCATCCACAACAGGGCCGAGGAAATTGTCCTAACTGAGCTGGTCTACTGTTGA
- a CDS encoding DUF6809 family protein has protein sequence MILEAMYNGAFHPCETVVPTSPEYRKAIQICAALMEQLSQRLSKEDYALVGELRAQNAIAQCEESESHFKYGFSAELIIQQEAHEQLQKK, from the coding sequence ATGATTTTGGAAGCCATGTATAACGGGGCGTTTCATCCCTGTGAAACGGTAGTACCCACGTCCCCGGAATACCGCAAGGCGATCCAAATCTGTGCGGCGTTGATGGAGCAGTTATCCCAGCGGCTCAGCAAAGAGGACTATGCTCTGGTGGGGGAACTCCGGGCGCAGAACGCTATCGCCCAGTGCGAGGAAAGCGAGAGCCACTTCAAGTATGGCTTTTCAGCGGAGCTGATCATCCAGCAGGAAGCTCATGAACAGCTGCAAAAGAAATAA
- a CDS encoding PRC-barrel domain-containing protein: MAQCSRITDLRCKEVINLCDGARLGYVGDVEIDTVCGRVVALVVPGRCRFFGLFGREEDYVIPWECIDKIGDDIILVRHDRPTPRRENAKWWPFGR; the protein is encoded by the coding sequence ATGGCGCAATGCAGCCGGATTACCGATCTGCGGTGTAAGGAAGTGATCAACCTGTGCGACGGCGCCCGGCTGGGCTATGTCGGGGATGTGGAGATCGATACGGTCTGCGGCCGTGTGGTCGCGCTGGTCGTGCCCGGACGATGCCGGTTTTTCGGGCTGTTTGGCCGCGAAGAGGACTATGTCATCCCCTGGGAGTGCATCGACAAGATCGGCGACGACATCATTTTGGTGCGGCATGACCGCCCCACGCCCCGTCGGGAAAATGCAAAATGGTGGCCCTTTGGCCGCTGA
- a CDS encoding DUF6017 domain-containing protein, which translates to MAVFRIEKTRDYTVMANHHLRNTALSLKAKGLLSLMLSLPEDWDYTTKGLARICRDGVDSICATVRELEDAGYIIRERVRNANGRLGSIEYTILEQPRPPEPKPGKPERENPVQVKPVLDSPVLGKPEQENPAQLNTKGSSNQISNTDSSSTEGSNPIQSSPQPPAEAKRTGRDWMRERENYRELILENIEYDYLCRDDRLDRDMLNELVELMVDTVCSRRETIRIAGDDYPAEVVKSRFLKLNSSHIEYVLDRMRENTTYVRNIKKYLLAALYNAPATIDSYYASLVNHDLYGSGERR; encoded by the coding sequence ATGGCGGTATTTCGCATTGAGAAAACCCGCGACTACACGGTGATGGCAAACCATCATCTGCGGAACACGGCACTGTCGCTGAAAGCGAAGGGGCTGCTGTCCCTCATGCTATCCTTGCCGGAGGATTGGGACTACACCACCAAAGGCCTTGCCCGGATATGCCGGGATGGAGTGGACAGCATTTGTGCTACGGTTCGGGAGCTGGAAGATGCGGGGTATATTATCCGTGAAAGAGTCCGTAACGCCAACGGGCGGCTCGGCAGCATCGAGTACACGATCCTGGAGCAGCCCAGGCCACCGGAACCTAAACCGGGAAAACCTGAACGGGAAAATCCAGTTCAGGTAAAACCAGTCTTGGATTCTCCTGTCTTGGGAAAACCTGAACAGGAAAACCCCGCACAATTAAATACTAAAGGATCAAGTAACCAAATATCAAATACTGATTCATCAAGTACGGAAGGATCAAATCCTATCCAATCAAGCCCCCAACCCCCCGCAGAGGCCAAACGGACCGGACGGGACTGGATGCGGGAGCGAGAGAACTATCGGGAACTGATTTTGGAGAATATCGAGTATGACTATCTATGCCGAGATGACCGGCTGGATCGGGATATGCTGAATGAGTTGGTGGAGCTCATGGTGGATACCGTCTGTTCCCGCAGGGAGACGATCCGCATTGCCGGGGACGACTATCCGGCGGAGGTGGTCAAATCCCGGTTCCTGAAGCTGAACAGTTCTCACATCGAGTATGTGTTGGACCGTATGCGGGAGAACACCACCTATGTCCGCAACATCAAGAAATATCTGCTGGCTGCCCTGTATAACGCCCCGGCCACCATCGACAGCTACTATGCGTCCCTGGTGAACCACGACCTGTACGGCAGCGGAGAAAGGAGGTAA
- the rpsB gene encoding 30S ribosomal protein S2: MAVISMKQLLEAGVHFGHQTRRWNPKMAPYIFTERNGIYIIDLQKTVKKLEEAYFFVRDIAAAGESILFVGTKKQAQDAIKEEAERAGQFYVNARWLGGMLTNFKTMRTRIARLNQLKKMQEDGTFDLLPKKEVIKLQLEIAKLEKYLGGVKEMKKLPGAMFVVDPRKEKNAIAEAKKLGIPVVAIVDTNCDPDEIDYVIPGNDDAIRAIKLISQTMANAVIEGKQGEQLEVEAKAEA; encoded by the coding sequence ATGGCAGTAATTTCTATGAAGCAGCTGCTGGAGGCCGGCGTACACTTCGGCCACCAGACCCGTCGTTGGAACCCGAAGATGGCTCCGTACATCTTCACCGAGCGCAATGGCATCTACATCATCGACCTGCAGAAGACGGTCAAGAAGCTCGAGGAAGCTTACTTCTTCGTTCGTGACATCGCTGCAGCTGGTGAGTCCATCCTGTTTGTCGGCACCAAGAAGCAGGCACAGGACGCCATCAAGGAAGAGGCTGAGCGCGCTGGCCAGTTCTATGTAAACGCTCGTTGGCTGGGCGGCATGCTGACCAACTTCAAGACCATGCGTACTCGTATCGCTCGTCTGAACCAGCTCAAGAAGATGCAGGAAGACGGCACCTTCGATCTGCTTCCGAAGAAGGAAGTTATCAAGCTGCAGCTTGAGATCGCAAAGCTGGAAAAGTACCTGGGCGGCGTAAAGGAAATGAAGAAGCTGCCGGGCGCTATGTTCGTGGTTGACCCGCGCAAGGAAAAGAACGCGATCGCCGAAGCAAAGAAGCTGGGTATCCCGGTTGTTGCTATCGTTGACACCAACTGCGATCCGGACGAAATCGACTACGTAATCCCGGGTAACGACGACGCAATCCGTGCGATCAAGCTGATCTCTCAGACCATGGCAAACGCTGTGATCGAGGGCAAGCAGGGCGAGCAGCTGGAAGTTGAGGCTAAGGCTGAGGCGTAA
- a CDS encoding recombinase family protein, with protein MALSIAGYARISVDEELDQENTSIENQKAIITEFVERQFPDASLTFFTDRDRSGYTFEQREGYQAMRAALRAGRFSVLIVKDFSRFSRRNSLGLYELEVLRDEGVRIISIGDHVDYPTRDDWLNIQFRFLMNEMPVTDTSKKVRAVVKSRQQKGEWICAAPYGYYLDPLRKNTILVDEEGARVVRLIYRLYNEGWGYRRIAAYLTEKGYPTGLQLTARQLRARGADASKVEKRASPVWNAGSVAKIIGNDFYIGTLRQGVWQRPGINKTDRRTDPAAHQVFPNHHPAIIDAETFAAAQEQARQRAHTPYRGERKYPHPYSGLLFCADCGSPMFGVSYAHRPPGYLCGAYHRRGRKACTSHHIHERTLDESIRAYIAAVRDSMTDALGRLDAEREQARAGSLSGRLQKLEAEETELRRALEASTRERIRQMLARPEQEQTIQQTFDHLEQQYHLELQNLAQKRALLEGEAHKRAGLTRNIQGVLRTFDLLLQKERFDRQDLRLIVERIQVGADGSLVIELKSDIIDLLDLLR; from the coding sequence ATGGCGCTTTCGATTGCCGGATATGCACGTATTTCGGTCGATGAGGAACTCGACCAGGAAAACACCTCGATCGAAAACCAAAAGGCCATCATCACCGAATTTGTCGAGCGTCAGTTCCCGGACGCTTCGCTCACCTTTTTCACCGACCGCGACCGCTCGGGCTATACCTTCGAGCAGCGCGAGGGCTATCAGGCCATGCGCGCCGCCCTGCGGGCCGGACGGTTTTCGGTGCTGATCGTCAAGGATTTTTCCCGTTTCTCCCGCCGCAACTCGCTCGGGCTGTATGAGCTGGAAGTCCTGCGCGACGAAGGGGTGCGCATCATCTCGATCGGCGACCATGTGGACTACCCCACCCGGGACGACTGGCTGAACATCCAGTTCCGGTTCCTCATGAACGAAATGCCGGTCACCGACACCTCCAAAAAGGTACGCGCGGTCGTTAAAAGCCGCCAGCAGAAAGGCGAATGGATTTGCGCGGCGCCCTATGGATATTATCTCGACCCGCTGCGGAAAAATACCATCCTTGTGGACGAGGAGGGCGCGCGCGTGGTGCGGCTCATCTACCGGCTGTACAACGAGGGCTGGGGCTACCGCCGCATTGCGGCCTATCTGACCGAAAAGGGGTATCCGACTGGTTTGCAGCTGACCGCCCGGCAGCTCCGCGCCCGCGGCGCGGATGCCTCCAAGGTGGAAAAGCGGGCCAGCCCGGTGTGGAATGCCGGGTCGGTCGCCAAGATCATCGGCAATGATTTTTACATCGGCACCCTGCGGCAAGGGGTCTGGCAGCGGCCGGGCATCAACAAGACCGACCGCCGCACCGACCCGGCCGCCCATCAAGTCTTTCCAAACCATCATCCGGCTATCATAGACGCCGAAACCTTTGCCGCCGCCCAGGAACAGGCGCGCCAGCGCGCCCACACCCCCTACCGCGGCGAGCGCAAATATCCTCACCCCTATTCCGGCCTGCTGTTCTGCGCCGACTGCGGCAGCCCGATGTTTGGCGTGTCCTATGCCCACCGGCCGCCCGGTTATCTGTGCGGCGCCTATCACCGACGCGGCCGCAAGGCCTGCACCTCCCACCATATCCATGAACGCACACTCGACGAAAGCATCCGCGCCTATATCGCTGCCGTGCGGGACAGCATGACCGATGCCCTCGGCCGTTTGGACGCCGAACGCGAACAAGCCCGCGCCGGTTCGCTCTCCGGGCGGCTTCAAAAGCTGGAAGCCGAAGAAACCGAGCTGCGTCGCGCGCTGGAAGCCTCCACACGCGAACGCATCCGGCAGATGCTGGCCCGTCCCGAACAGGAGCAGACCATTCAGCAGACCTTTGACCATTTGGAGCAGCAATATCATCTGGAACTGCAAAACCTCGCCCAAAAGCGCGCCCTTCTGGAAGGCGAAGCGCACAAGCGCGCTGGTTTAACCCGCAACATCCAGGGTGTGCTGCGCACCTTTGACTTGCTCCTGCAAAAAGAGCGGTTTGACCGCCAGGATCTACGGCTGATCGTAGAGCGTATCCAGGTCGGGGCGGACGGCAGCCTGGTCATCGAACTGAAAAGCGACATCATCGACCTGCTCGATCTGCTGCGTTGA
- a CDS encoding Cof-type HAD-IIB family hydrolase has translation MIRAIFFDIDGTLLSFQTHAVSASTQKALRLLREKGVKLFLATGRPPKTAFMFRSSFDFEFDGAVMLNGQYCMAGNQVIYEKSIPASSIASLLPYLEEKQIPCDFVELDYLYINLLNKETEELVALLGGQEVLGPQDDVQRALHNKVYQLSPFISEAEEEEFLRHVPGCKSARWTSLFTDIIPADGGKPVGMDKMIAHFGIQPDEVMAFGDGGNDLEMLQHAHIGVAMGNAVDSVREAADYITDDVDHDGIWNALVHYGLLDG, from the coding sequence ATGATCCGTGCGATTTTTTTTGATATTGATGGTACACTTTTGAGTTTCCAAACCCATGCCGTGTCGGCATCGACGCAAAAGGCTCTTCGTCTGTTGCGGGAAAAGGGTGTAAAATTGTTTTTAGCAACCGGTCGTCCGCCCAAAACCGCGTTTATGTTCCGCAGTTCGTTTGATTTCGAGTTCGACGGCGCTGTGATGCTCAACGGCCAATACTGCATGGCTGGCAATCAGGTGATCTATGAAAAATCCATCCCGGCTTCTTCGATTGCTTCCCTGCTTCCCTATCTGGAAGAAAAGCAGATTCCCTGTGACTTTGTCGAACTGGATTACCTGTACATCAATCTGCTCAACAAAGAAACCGAAGAACTCGTTGCCCTTTTGGGCGGCCAGGAAGTCCTCGGTCCGCAGGACGATGTGCAGCGCGCGCTGCACAACAAGGTCTACCAGCTCAGCCCCTTCATCTCAGAAGCCGAGGAAGAGGAATTTTTGCGGCATGTCCCCGGCTGCAAATCGGCCCGTTGGACTTCGCTGTTTACCGACATCATCCCAGCCGATGGCGGCAAGCCGGTCGGTATGGACAAGATGATCGCCCATTTCGGCATCCAGCCGGATGAAGTGATGGCCTTTGGCGATGGCGGCAACGACCTGGAAATGTTGCAGCATGCACACATCGGCGTAGCGATGGGCAATGCCGTCGATTCGGTCCGGGAAGCGGCCGATTATATCACCGATGACGTTGATCACGACGGCATCTGGAACGCTTTGGTGCATTACGGCCTGCTTGATGGCTGA